One segment of Vulpes lagopus strain Blue_001 chromosome 8, ASM1834538v1, whole genome shotgun sequence DNA contains the following:
- the PPWD1 gene encoding peptidylprolyl isomerase domain and WD repeat-containing protein 1 isoform X3, with the protein MNAVTCIEMLSPMWYAPRQTLLLLPVMINMLKLGYFPGQCEWIYCPGDAISSVAASEKSTGKIFIYDGRGDNQPLHIFDKLHTSPLTQIRLNAVYKAIVSSDKSGMIEYWTGPPHEYKFPKNVNWEYKTDTDLYEFAKCKAYPTSICFSPDGKKIATIGSDRKVRIFRFLTGKLMRVFDESLSMFTELQQMRQQLPDMEFGRRMAVERELEKVDAVRLINIVFDETGHFVLYGTMLGIKVINVETNRCVRILGKQENIRVMQLALFQGIAKKHRAATTIEMKASENPVLQNIQADPTIVCTSFKKNRFYMFTKREPEDTKSADSDRDVFNEKPSKEEVMAATQAEGPKRVSDSAIIHTSMGDIHIKLFPVECPKTVENFCVHSRNGYYNGHTFHRIIKGFMIQTGDPTGTGMGGESIWGGEFEDEFHSTLRHDRPYTLSMANAGSNTNGSQFFITVVPTPWLDNKHTVFGRVTKGMEVVQRISNVKVNPKTDKPYEDVSIINITVK; encoded by the exons ATGAACGCAGTTACATGCATAGAGATGTTATCACCCATGTGGTATGCACCAA GACAGACTTTATTATTACTGCCAGTC ATGATCAATATGCTGAAGCTTGG ctattttcCTGGACAGTGTGAGTGGATCTATTGCCCAGGGGATGCCATATCTTCAGTTGCTGCTTCTGAGAAGAGCAcaggaaaaatttttatttatgatggtcgAGGAGACAACCAGCCACTTCATATTTTTGACAAACTTCATACGTCACCTCTTACTCAGATACGGCTGAATGCAGTTTACAAAGCAATAGTGTCTTCTGATAAATCTGGAATGATTGAATACTGGACTGGGCCTCCTCATGAATATAAGTTCCCCAAAAATGTGAACTGGGAATATAAAACTGACACAGATTTATATGAATTTGCCAAGTGCAAGGCTTATCCAACCAGCATATGTTTTTCACCTGATGGGAAGAAAATAGCTACTATTGGTTCTGATAGAAAAGTTagaattttcagatttttgaCTGGAAAACTCATGAGAGTCTTCGATGAATCACTAAGT ATGTTTACTGAACTGCAGCAGATGAGGCAACAGCTACCCGACATGGAATTTGGCCGACGAATGGCTGTTGAACGTGAGTTGGAGAAGGTGGATGCAGTAAGATTAATTAACATAGTTTTTGATGAAACTGGACACTTCGTGCTGTATGGAACCATGCTAGGCATTAAAGTTATAAATGTAGAAACAAACCG GTGTGTGCGCATCTTAGGCAAGCAAGAAAATATCAGAGTGATGCAGTTGGCTTTGTTCCAGGGAATAGCTAAAAAACATCGTGCTGCAACTACCATAGAAATGAAAGCATCTGAAAACCCCGTTCTTCAGAATATTCAAGCTGACCCAACAATAGTTTGTACATCTTtcaaaaagaacagattttatatG TTTACCAAACGAGAACCAGAAGATACAAAAAGTGCAGATTCTGACAGAGATGTTTTTAATGAGAAACCTTCTAAAGAAGAAGTCATGGCAGCTACTCAAGCTGAAGGACCTAAACGAGTTTCAGACAGTGCCATTATCCACACAAGTATGGGAGACATCCACATCAAACTTTTTCCTGTTGA GTGCCCTAAGACAGTGGAAAACTTCTGTGTTCATAGCAGAAATGGTTATTATAACGGACATACATTTCACCGTATAATTAAG GGCTTCATGATTCAGACAGGAGACCCAACAGGTACTGGTATGGGAGGAGAAAGCATATGGGGAGGAGAATTTGAAGACGAATTTCATTCAACATTACGACATGACAGACCATATACGCTCAGCATGGCCAACGCTGGATCAAATACTAATGGATCCCAGTTTTTCATAACAGTAGTACCAACG CCTTGGCTTGATAATAAGCACACAGTGTTTGGACGAGTGACTAAAGGAATGGAAGTTGTACAAAGGATCTCCAATGTCAAAGTCAATCCCAAAACAGATAAGCCCTATGAGGATGTCAGCATCATAAATATTACTGTCAAGTAA
- the PPWD1 gene encoding peptidylprolyl isomerase domain and WD repeat-containing protein 1 isoform X1: MASEGGGDSQLRRRRRREPEEPEKTERSERELTVVVAVAQENEEEDEERWVGPLPVEATLAKKRKVLEFERVYLENLPSASMYERSYMHRDVITHVVCTKTDFIITASHDGHVKFWKKIEEGIEFVKHFRSHLGVIESIAVSSEGALFCSVGDDKAMKVFDVVNFDMINMLKLGYFPGQCEWIYCPGDAISSVAASEKSTGKIFIYDGRGDNQPLHIFDKLHTSPLTQIRLNAVYKAIVSSDKSGMIEYWTGPPHEYKFPKNVNWEYKTDTDLYEFAKCKAYPTSICFSPDGKKIATIGSDRKVRIFRFLTGKLMRVFDESLSMFTELQQMRQQLPDMEFGRRMAVERELEKVDAVRLINIVFDETGHFVLYGTMLGIKVINVETNRCVRILGKQENIRVMQLALFQGIAKKHRAATTIEMKASENPVLQNIQADPTIVCTSFKKNRFYMFTKREPEDTKSADSDRDVFNEKPSKEEVMAATQAEGPKRVSDSAIIHTSMGDIHIKLFPVECPKTVENFCVHSRNGYYNGHTFHRIIKGFMIQTGDPTGTGMGGESIWGGEFEDEFHSTLRHDRPYTLSMANAGSNTNGSQFFITVVPTPWLDNKHTVFGRVTKGMEVVQRISNVKVNPKTDKPYEDVSIINITVK, from the exons ATGGCGTCGGAAGGTGGCGGCGATTCGCAGCTGCGGAGGCGAAGGCGCCGGGAGCCTGAGGAACCGGAGAAAACGGAACGCAGCGAGAGAGAGCTGACAGTGGTAGTGGCGGTGGCCCAGGAGAAcgaagaggaggatgaggagcGCTGGGTCGGGCCTTTACCTGTAGAGGCGACGCTGGCCAAGAAGAGGAAAG ttctAGAGTTTGAAAGAGTCTATCTTGAAAATCTCCCCAGTGCATCTATGTATGAACGCAGTTACATGCATAGAGATGTTATCACCCATGTGGTATGCACCAA GACAGACTTTATTATTACTGCCAGTCATGATGGACACGTTAAGTTctggaagaaaatagaagagggaatTGAATTTGTTAAACATTTTCGTAGTCACCTGG gAGTTATTGAGAGTATTGCAGTTAGCTCTGAGGGAGCATTGTTCTGTTCTGTGGGTGATGATAAAGCAATGAAGGTGTTTGATGTAGTGAACTTTGACATGATCAATATGCTGAAGCTTGG ctattttcCTGGACAGTGTGAGTGGATCTATTGCCCAGGGGATGCCATATCTTCAGTTGCTGCTTCTGAGAAGAGCAcaggaaaaatttttatttatgatggtcgAGGAGACAACCAGCCACTTCATATTTTTGACAAACTTCATACGTCACCTCTTACTCAGATACGGCTGAATGCAGTTTACAAAGCAATAGTGTCTTCTGATAAATCTGGAATGATTGAATACTGGACTGGGCCTCCTCATGAATATAAGTTCCCCAAAAATGTGAACTGGGAATATAAAACTGACACAGATTTATATGAATTTGCCAAGTGCAAGGCTTATCCAACCAGCATATGTTTTTCACCTGATGGGAAGAAAATAGCTACTATTGGTTCTGATAGAAAAGTTagaattttcagatttttgaCTGGAAAACTCATGAGAGTCTTCGATGAATCACTAAGT ATGTTTACTGAACTGCAGCAGATGAGGCAACAGCTACCCGACATGGAATTTGGCCGACGAATGGCTGTTGAACGTGAGTTGGAGAAGGTGGATGCAGTAAGATTAATTAACATAGTTTTTGATGAAACTGGACACTTCGTGCTGTATGGAACCATGCTAGGCATTAAAGTTATAAATGTAGAAACAAACCG GTGTGTGCGCATCTTAGGCAAGCAAGAAAATATCAGAGTGATGCAGTTGGCTTTGTTCCAGGGAATAGCTAAAAAACATCGTGCTGCAACTACCATAGAAATGAAAGCATCTGAAAACCCCGTTCTTCAGAATATTCAAGCTGACCCAACAATAGTTTGTACATCTTtcaaaaagaacagattttatatG TTTACCAAACGAGAACCAGAAGATACAAAAAGTGCAGATTCTGACAGAGATGTTTTTAATGAGAAACCTTCTAAAGAAGAAGTCATGGCAGCTACTCAAGCTGAAGGACCTAAACGAGTTTCAGACAGTGCCATTATCCACACAAGTATGGGAGACATCCACATCAAACTTTTTCCTGTTGA GTGCCCTAAGACAGTGGAAAACTTCTGTGTTCATAGCAGAAATGGTTATTATAACGGACATACATTTCACCGTATAATTAAG GGCTTCATGATTCAGACAGGAGACCCAACAGGTACTGGTATGGGAGGAGAAAGCATATGGGGAGGAGAATTTGAAGACGAATTTCATTCAACATTACGACATGACAGACCATATACGCTCAGCATGGCCAACGCTGGATCAAATACTAATGGATCCCAGTTTTTCATAACAGTAGTACCAACG CCTTGGCTTGATAATAAGCACACAGTGTTTGGACGAGTGACTAAAGGAATGGAAGTTGTACAAAGGATCTCCAATGTCAAAGTCAATCCCAAAACAGATAAGCCCTATGAGGATGTCAGCATCATAAATATTACTGTCAAGTAA
- the PPWD1 gene encoding peptidylprolyl isomerase domain and WD repeat-containing protein 1 isoform X2 encodes MLFGCGALHPQNRGSSSDVWPPCTRTTWAERSVSLLTADGAPQVLEFERVYLENLPSASMYERSYMHRDVITHVVCTKTDFIITASHDGHVKFWKKIEEGIEFVKHFRSHLGVIESIAVSSEGALFCSVGDDKAMKVFDVVNFDMINMLKLGYFPGQCEWIYCPGDAISSVAASEKSTGKIFIYDGRGDNQPLHIFDKLHTSPLTQIRLNAVYKAIVSSDKSGMIEYWTGPPHEYKFPKNVNWEYKTDTDLYEFAKCKAYPTSICFSPDGKKIATIGSDRKVRIFRFLTGKLMRVFDESLSMFTELQQMRQQLPDMEFGRRMAVERELEKVDAVRLINIVFDETGHFVLYGTMLGIKVINVETNRCVRILGKQENIRVMQLALFQGIAKKHRAATTIEMKASENPVLQNIQADPTIVCTSFKKNRFYMFTKREPEDTKSADSDRDVFNEKPSKEEVMAATQAEGPKRVSDSAIIHTSMGDIHIKLFPVECPKTVENFCVHSRNGYYNGHTFHRIIKGFMIQTGDPTGTGMGGESIWGGEFEDEFHSTLRHDRPYTLSMANAGSNTNGSQFFITVVPTPWLDNKHTVFGRVTKGMEVVQRISNVKVNPKTDKPYEDVSIINITVK; translated from the exons ATGCTGTTTGGTTGCGGGGCGTTGCACCCTCAGAACCGAGGGTCGTCTTCTGATGTCTGGCCTCCCTGTACTCGCACGACTTGGGCTGAGCGCAGCGTCTCTCTGTTAACCGCGGACGGCGCTCCTCAGG ttctAGAGTTTGAAAGAGTCTATCTTGAAAATCTCCCCAGTGCATCTATGTATGAACGCAGTTACATGCATAGAGATGTTATCACCCATGTGGTATGCACCAA GACAGACTTTATTATTACTGCCAGTCATGATGGACACGTTAAGTTctggaagaaaatagaagagggaatTGAATTTGTTAAACATTTTCGTAGTCACCTGG gAGTTATTGAGAGTATTGCAGTTAGCTCTGAGGGAGCATTGTTCTGTTCTGTGGGTGATGATAAAGCAATGAAGGTGTTTGATGTAGTGAACTTTGACATGATCAATATGCTGAAGCTTGG ctattttcCTGGACAGTGTGAGTGGATCTATTGCCCAGGGGATGCCATATCTTCAGTTGCTGCTTCTGAGAAGAGCAcaggaaaaatttttatttatgatggtcgAGGAGACAACCAGCCACTTCATATTTTTGACAAACTTCATACGTCACCTCTTACTCAGATACGGCTGAATGCAGTTTACAAAGCAATAGTGTCTTCTGATAAATCTGGAATGATTGAATACTGGACTGGGCCTCCTCATGAATATAAGTTCCCCAAAAATGTGAACTGGGAATATAAAACTGACACAGATTTATATGAATTTGCCAAGTGCAAGGCTTATCCAACCAGCATATGTTTTTCACCTGATGGGAAGAAAATAGCTACTATTGGTTCTGATAGAAAAGTTagaattttcagatttttgaCTGGAAAACTCATGAGAGTCTTCGATGAATCACTAAGT ATGTTTACTGAACTGCAGCAGATGAGGCAACAGCTACCCGACATGGAATTTGGCCGACGAATGGCTGTTGAACGTGAGTTGGAGAAGGTGGATGCAGTAAGATTAATTAACATAGTTTTTGATGAAACTGGACACTTCGTGCTGTATGGAACCATGCTAGGCATTAAAGTTATAAATGTAGAAACAAACCG GTGTGTGCGCATCTTAGGCAAGCAAGAAAATATCAGAGTGATGCAGTTGGCTTTGTTCCAGGGAATAGCTAAAAAACATCGTGCTGCAACTACCATAGAAATGAAAGCATCTGAAAACCCCGTTCTTCAGAATATTCAAGCTGACCCAACAATAGTTTGTACATCTTtcaaaaagaacagattttatatG TTTACCAAACGAGAACCAGAAGATACAAAAAGTGCAGATTCTGACAGAGATGTTTTTAATGAGAAACCTTCTAAAGAAGAAGTCATGGCAGCTACTCAAGCTGAAGGACCTAAACGAGTTTCAGACAGTGCCATTATCCACACAAGTATGGGAGACATCCACATCAAACTTTTTCCTGTTGA GTGCCCTAAGACAGTGGAAAACTTCTGTGTTCATAGCAGAAATGGTTATTATAACGGACATACATTTCACCGTATAATTAAG GGCTTCATGATTCAGACAGGAGACCCAACAGGTACTGGTATGGGAGGAGAAAGCATATGGGGAGGAGAATTTGAAGACGAATTTCATTCAACATTACGACATGACAGACCATATACGCTCAGCATGGCCAACGCTGGATCAAATACTAATGGATCCCAGTTTTTCATAACAGTAGTACCAACG CCTTGGCTTGATAATAAGCACACAGTGTTTGGACGAGTGACTAAAGGAATGGAAGTTGTACAAAGGATCTCCAATGTCAAAGTCAATCCCAAAACAGATAAGCCCTATGAGGATGTCAGCATCATAAATATTACTGTCAAGTAA